The Eremothecium cymbalariae DBVPG#7215 chromosome 1, complete sequence DNA segment ACTAATTCTTCCCTTTGTAATTTTGCCCTTTGTTAACCCTCCTTTCCTTAGTTGCTTGATTTCGTTTTTGTATGTACTATATGCTATGTCTCCTGAATATGTACCATCAAAGTTAGCctgtttttccttttcatccCATTTCTCATAGTCTATTAAACTATAGTTTAAaagttttcttctttcgGTATTGGAAGTTGATTGTACTTCATTGACCGCCGCACCTTCATCATTTATGCTATATACCTCTGGCTTGCTTCTGCCTACCTGTAAAACCTCCTCACTAACTATTTCTTTACgatttttaattgaaatatcAACCCTTTTGCTCTTTAACCGCCTCAAGCGACTActtatatcatcaatatccaTTTAAAAAAACTGAATAGTCCCCCAAATAATTAAAACCTGTCCctgaatatatataaaccaCTATACCACTGCGTGGAAGTTCAAGATGTAGTTTTCTTAAAGTTGATGTCTGTGTGCTACTAAAAACTTGGCCGAGAAAGCTTCATCGCAAACTACGACTGATCCTCGCACAGAGAACAGATATAACAACACCTTGTCAGAGGAAATTGGATCAGCAGTAGTCTGAGAGCTAGTGAACGTACCTATTACTATCTTACACAGTCTATATAACCAAtccttcatcaataatataattcattatattttaaaaatgggCATTGgtcgtttctttttttgaaaatttttttggtcAGAGATGAGATGACCTCTACAATACATAATAGTATTCACTCTAATACTTTAGTTGAGCGAGTTAGAAcatcattaaaaacaattaaagaCTGCTCCAATCTCTGAAAAACAATGGTATACATTGCACAACCTTTTAGGGTTGCAATTTTGCCgaaaatatcttcattgAATAATTTTGCTACGCAGGATAAGTATTTGCAAGTTGCTGGTACCTTAAATCCATCATCAAATGATATTACCATTGGTATTTCGGGAAGTAGTGTGTCGCAATATGTGATCAATCCCACTCCGAAGTTAGTTTACAATCTACCCATTCCTTCTACAAATGTGATTACCGCTTGCGATGTTGCACAAGTCTCAAATGGACAAGAACTATGGTG contains these protein-coding regions:
- the SYF2 gene encoding Syf2p (similar to Ashbya gossypii AFR308W) translates to MDIDDISSRLRRLKSKRVDISIKNRKEIVSEEVLQVGRSKPEVYSINDEGAAVNEVQSTSNTERRKLLNYSLIDYEKWDEKEKQANFDGTYSGDIAYSTYKNEIKQLRKGGLTKGKITKGRISESGKVAIEDEKELVNKLAQTLEKTSRERFLREKKRLDGHKANTSELGNFVNEKNRHFNEKLSRQFKELGP